One genomic region from Leptospira tipperaryensis encodes:
- a CDS encoding helix-turn-helix transcriptional regulator, producing the protein MKQFLIWNDFATYRGEGFLTGRHSHFYIQISLPDEGRVQLRTRDGDWKTYNSVFIPSGVSHEMRRVEGNLTLLFLDPLTTGNHLFYERSLAANHSAFEVGDIFTDKRKDQITSILNTSDTKVRTQLLDILNKDFPRRGKDELDERIQKSISNVELDDFSLTSLAFEARLSVERFRHLFRQETGVPFSAYRLWLKTKKAVDNLANHPHLLDAAYEGGFADQSHFTRIFRRSFGISPSDFTKKNEPFSAIFFSK; encoded by the coding sequence ATGAAGCAATTTTTAATATGGAATGATTTTGCTACATATCGAGGTGAAGGATTTTTAACAGGACGTCACAGTCATTTTTATATTCAGATTAGTTTACCCGATGAAGGCCGTGTTCAATTACGCACTCGCGACGGCGACTGGAAGACATATAACTCGGTTTTTATTCCATCCGGTGTAAGTCACGAAATGCGACGAGTTGAAGGTAATTTAACATTACTTTTTCTAGATCCATTGACCACAGGGAATCATCTTTTTTACGAAAGAAGTTTGGCGGCTAATCACTCCGCATTTGAAGTTGGTGATATATTTACTGACAAAAGAAAGGATCAGATAACGTCCATTCTAAATACGTCCGATACGAAAGTACGAACACAACTTCTTGATATTCTAAATAAAGATTTTCCGAGGAGAGGAAAGGACGAGTTGGATGAGCGTATTCAAAAAAGCATTTCCAATGTAGAGCTTGACGATTTCTCTCTTACCAGTTTAGCTTTTGAAGCTCGATTATCGGTCGAACGTTTTCGTCATCTTTTTAGACAGGAAACCGGTGTCCCTTTTTCTGCCTATCGCCTTTGGTTAAAAACAAAGAAGGCTGTCGATAATTTGGCGAATCACCCGCACTTGCTTGATGCAGCCTATGAAGGAGGATTTGCCGACCAATCTCATTTTACGCGTATTTTCCGCCGATCATTCGGAATTAGTCCCTCCGACTTTACAAAAAAGAACGAGCCTTTCAGTGCGATCTTCTTTTCAAAATAG
- a CDS encoding pirin family protein: MKTHNVIQREIEEKWNLIPRVDSPIHKAGIILPPGDWERFDPFLLMAEDNMRKGAFDFHPHRGIETVSYMIDGVMDHRDNAGNKGTLNKGDTQWMSAGKGLLHLEEAPEGHFAHLLQLWVNLPADKKMSEPRYQDILYRDTPIRNEDGVQYRVISGSSGDVKSNTQNYANVTMVEITIKAGHTAKQDLKPDYNGFLYVLEGNGIFGADQVRAGKQELLWMKPSVEYDSEIQVHAIQDLKVLLIAGKPLREPVFAHGPFVMNTEEQIIQAFADYRSGKFGEWIH, encoded by the coding sequence ATGAAAACGCATAACGTCATACAAAGAGAAATAGAAGAAAAATGGAACCTCATACCCCGCGTTGATTCGCCAATACATAAAGCCGGTATCATTTTGCCGCCTGGTGATTGGGAACGTTTTGATCCGTTCCTTTTGATGGCAGAGGACAACATGCGAAAAGGAGCATTTGATTTTCATCCCCATCGTGGTATTGAAACCGTATCTTATATGATTGATGGTGTAATGGATCATAGGGACAACGCAGGGAACAAAGGAACATTAAATAAAGGTGATACACAATGGATGAGCGCAGGAAAGGGTCTGTTGCATTTGGAAGAAGCCCCAGAAGGTCACTTCGCTCATCTACTGCAATTGTGGGTAAATTTACCGGCTGATAAAAAAATGAGCGAGCCGCGATATCAGGATATTTTGTATCGTGATACTCCGATACGGAATGAAGATGGAGTTCAATACCGGGTTATTTCAGGATCTTCCGGCGATGTAAAATCGAACACTCAAAATTATGCAAACGTTACCATGGTCGAAATTACGATAAAGGCCGGCCATACTGCTAAACAGGATCTAAAGCCGGACTACAATGGATTTTTATATGTATTGGAAGGGAACGGGATCTTTGGAGCCGATCAGGTTCGCGCCGGGAAACAGGAACTCCTTTGGATGAAACCTTCCGTTGAATACGACAGCGAAATCCAAGTGCATGCCATTCAGGATTTGAAAGTGCTCTTGATCGCCGGCAAACCGCTGCGAGAACCGGTCTTTGCACACGGCCCTTTTGTGATGAATACGGAAGAACAAATCATCCAAGCTTTTGCTGATTACAGATCGGGCAAATTTGGAGAGTGGATCCATTAA
- a CDS encoding SDR family oxidoreductase — protein sequence MNWNKKSVLITGSSRGIGRSLAIQLANRGTKLILASRTLKDLEIVKEECLLKGAETTISVCDVSREEDCKRTMEDVKENFGGLDVLILNAGIEVHGNFETLEISDLKKIVQINFLGPLLLTHYAIPYLNKGGRIVIVSSLQGKTGFPGSAVYSGSKHALHGFFDSLRMELAPRDIGVTIVCPGGVESDIRQGNHYDQKMLMPTSECARRIILAAEKEKREEIMTWKGKFGNVLRLFFPSLVDKMVENAVNKFYKK from the coding sequence ATGAATTGGAATAAAAAGAGTGTATTAATCACAGGCTCTTCTCGTGGAATCGGACGTTCGTTAGCGATCCAGCTTGCTAACAGAGGAACAAAATTGATTCTTGCGTCCCGAACCCTCAAAGACTTAGAGATTGTAAAGGAGGAATGTCTTCTAAAGGGAGCAGAGACAACGATAAGTGTTTGTGACGTCTCGCGGGAAGAAGACTGCAAGAGAACGATGGAAGACGTGAAAGAAAATTTCGGAGGTTTGGATGTTTTGATTCTGAATGCAGGCATTGAAGTTCATGGAAATTTTGAAACTCTCGAAATTTCCGATCTAAAAAAAATTGTTCAAATCAATTTCTTGGGGCCGTTACTTCTTACACATTACGCAATCCCCTACCTCAATAAGGGAGGAAGAATCGTAATCGTATCCAGCTTACAAGGGAAAACAGGATTTCCTGGAAGTGCCGTCTACTCCGGAAGTAAACATGCTCTTCACGGCTTTTTCGATTCGTTAAGAATGGAACTCGCGCCTAGGGATATTGGAGTTACCATTGTTTGTCCCGGTGGAGTAGAATCAGACATTCGTCAAGGGAACCACTACGATCAAAAGATGCTTATGCCGACGTCCGAATGTGCGAGACGAATCATTTTAGCCGCTGAGAAAGAGAAACGAGAAGAGATCATGACGTGGAAAGGAAAATTCGGGAATGTTCTTCGTTTATTCTTTCCATCATTAGTAGACAAAATGGTAGAAAATGCGGTAAATAAATTTTACAAAAAGTAA
- a CDS encoding helix-turn-helix domain-containing protein has product MNGFGELLKHWRTKKSISQFDLSLESGISSRHISFLETGRSNAGKDSIMRIACALNLSGEETNGLLIAAGLPALPNRMDFDLPENKRIRESVDLFLSSVLPAPAIAMNAQRDILRMNESAELLFERMLPGKSRPANLIQLLFHENGIRSYLRNWEQVAVILAHRLRREALLGEEDLNSILKNLDLSRYEKIPVIEESEVSLCMEMEFENKHLSFVSMISTPGTPLDIRLKFLRMEMFLPANSVTRIFCEKLLSENIASRK; this is encoded by the coding sequence ATGAATGGATTTGGAGAATTGCTAAAACACTGGAGAACCAAGAAATCGATCAGCCAGTTTGATCTAAGTTTAGAATCGGGGATCTCTTCTCGACATATTAGTTTTCTTGAAACCGGTCGATCGAATGCGGGTAAGGATTCTATCATGAGAATAGCCTGCGCCTTGAATCTTTCAGGAGAAGAGACGAATGGCTTGCTCATCGCTGCGGGATTACCTGCCTTACCGAATCGAATGGATTTTGATCTTCCTGAAAATAAAAGAATCCGTGAGAGTGTGGATCTTTTTTTATCTAGTGTATTACCTGCGCCTGCCATTGCGATGAACGCTCAAAGAGATATTTTAAGAATGAATGAGAGTGCAGAACTTCTTTTCGAAAGAATGTTACCTGGAAAATCTCGACCCGCAAATCTGATCCAATTACTCTTTCATGAAAACGGCATTCGTTCTTATTTGCGAAATTGGGAACAAGTGGCGGTGATATTGGCGCACAGGCTCCGAAGGGAAGCTCTTCTTGGTGAGGAAGATTTGAATTCAATTCTTAAAAATTTGGATCTTTCTCGTTATGAAAAAATACCAGTCATTGAAGAGAGCGAGGTCTCCTTGTGTATGGAAATGGAATTTGAAAACAAACATTTATCTTTTGTAAGTATGATCTCTACACCCGGCACGCCTTTGGACATTCGTTTGAAATTTCTTCGTATGGAAATGTTTCTACCTGCAAATTCCGTCACTCGAATCTTTTGTGAAAAGTTGTTATCAGAGAATATCGCTAGCAGGAAATAA
- a CDS encoding MBL fold metallo-hydrolase, whose protein sequence is MPPYEKEPFPGLFTIDCDYIFPGVACAYLVVEGNEAAFVENNTNHAVPILLEELEKAGRKPEDVKYIIVTHVHLDHAGGTGLLAKHCPNAIILAHPKAAKHLISPERLIQSSIQVYGEENFQKLYGEILPVPADRVKSPEDGEEIRWGRRIFKFYYTRGHANHHFCIYDSLSNGIFTGDSFGLGYREFAVGKSPVLYPSTTPTDFDSEEAMNTVDTILSTGADKAYLTHFGVWKDLPAGARQMKQGLHAMQNILSSGERSGLEGEPLLEFCTGRIRSYLEREISTQGIVLGEREDMLLGFDSKINAQGLVFQIERKKRKKV, encoded by the coding sequence ATGCCGCCTTATGAGAAAGAACCCTTTCCAGGATTGTTTACGATCGACTGCGATTATATTTTTCCCGGCGTGGCTTGCGCGTATCTAGTCGTCGAGGGAAACGAAGCCGCCTTTGTCGAAAACAATACCAATCACGCGGTTCCGATTCTTCTGGAAGAATTGGAAAAAGCAGGTCGCAAACCCGAGGACGTAAAATACATCATCGTCACTCACGTTCACCTCGATCACGCGGGTGGAACCGGGCTTCTTGCAAAACACTGTCCGAACGCGATCATTCTCGCGCACCCGAAAGCGGCGAAACATCTCATCTCACCCGAGAGGCTCATACAAAGTTCGATCCAAGTCTATGGAGAAGAGAATTTTCAAAAACTCTACGGAGAAATTCTTCCGGTTCCCGCGGATCGAGTGAAAAGTCCGGAAGACGGGGAAGAAATCCGGTGGGGTAGAAGAATATTCAAATTCTATTATACGCGCGGTCACGCAAATCATCATTTTTGCATATACGATTCTCTGAGTAACGGAATTTTCACCGGGGATTCTTTCGGACTTGGATATAGAGAATTCGCAGTGGGAAAAAGTCCTGTCTTGTATCCTTCCACGACTCCGACGGATTTCGATTCCGAAGAAGCGATGAATACGGTGGATACGATTCTTTCTACCGGAGCGGATAAGGCGTATCTCACTCACTTCGGAGTTTGGAAAGATCTGCCTGCCGGTGCGCGCCAGATGAAACAGGGACTTCACGCGATGCAAAACATTCTTTCCTCCGGCGAAAGATCCGGTCTCGAAGGGGAGCCCCTTTTAGAATTTTGCACGGGAAGAATTCGTTCTTATTTAGAAAGAGAAATTTCCACTCAAGGAATTGTTCTGGGAGAAAGGGAAGATATGCTTCTCGGGTTCGATTCTAAGATCAATGCCCAGGGTTTGGTATTTCAGATTGAGAGGAAAAAGCGAAAGAAGGTTTGA
- a CDS encoding cytochrome-c peroxidase, whose translation MKKSTLGALFLVLLGTVLVSCGPSEKTKKLIEDSKKIFGTIPEKVPGGEGDTPELVQLGEKLYFEKRLSANDTQACNSCHNVAGKGAGVDNLPTSPGAFGKNGDRNSPTVLNAGFHLAQFWDGRAKDLKEQAKGPILNPVEMAMPSAAEVEKKIGAIAEYQDLFVKAFPKDEKKITYENLAGAIAAFERTLVTKDRFDDFQKGDHKALSSEEQEGLEKFLATGCTACHVGPLFGGNSFRKLGQVNPYENTTDKGRVAVTKNPADAFVFKVPSLRNIAITGPYFHDGKVATLEEAVKKMAHLQLGKDLSDSDTKSIVTFLKALTDKNRSN comes from the coding sequence ATGAAAAAATCTACATTGGGGGCCCTGTTCTTGGTGCTCCTCGGAACCGTTTTGGTGTCCTGTGGTCCGTCTGAAAAGACGAAGAAGCTAATCGAAGATTCCAAAAAGATCTTTGGAACGATTCCGGAAAAAGTTCCGGGAGGAGAAGGCGATACTCCGGAGCTGGTCCAACTGGGAGAAAAGTTATACTTTGAAAAGAGGCTCTCTGCGAATGATACCCAGGCTTGTAATTCTTGTCACAACGTGGCGGGAAAGGGCGCGGGCGTGGACAATCTTCCCACTTCTCCAGGAGCGTTTGGGAAGAATGGGGACAGAAATTCTCCAACCGTTTTGAACGCAGGTTTTCACCTCGCTCAGTTTTGGGACGGAAGAGCGAAGGATTTGAAAGAACAAGCGAAAGGCCCGATCTTAAACCCTGTGGAAATGGCGATGCCGTCCGCGGCTGAGGTCGAAAAGAAAATCGGAGCGATTGCCGAATACCAAGACCTTTTCGTGAAAGCCTTTCCTAAGGATGAAAAGAAAATCACCTATGAAAATCTCGCCGGGGCGATCGCCGCTTTCGAGAGAACTCTCGTAACAAAAGACCGTTTTGACGATTTTCAGAAAGGAGATCACAAAGCCCTTTCTTCCGAAGAACAAGAAGGTCTGGAGAAGTTTTTAGCGACCGGTTGTACGGCTTGTCACGTCGGTCCTCTTTTCGGAGGAAATTCTTTCCGAAAACTGGGTCAGGTGAATCCGTACGAAAATACTACGGACAAAGGCCGTGTCGCTGTGACGAAGAATCCGGCCGATGCTTTTGTGTTTAAAGTTCCGTCTCTTAGAAATATCGCCATCACCGGTCCTTATTTTCATGATGGGAAAGTCGCTACTCTGGAAGAAGCCGTGAAAAAGATGGCTCATCTTCAGCTTGGAAAAGACCTTTCGGATTCCGATACAAAGTCGATTGTAACTTTCTTGAAGGCGTTGACCGATAAGAACCGGTCTAATTAA
- a CDS encoding DUF3703 domain-containing protein: MNFRMPKDFKTAYMQELASYRSKLETGDWKDAWKFLERAHLIGQYHPISHTGIHFRMLVFAVRTGNGKEFFGQLLRLAVGGFGSLFNRVPVGNTGGANVPILASLPLPKDLRELLENADTSGKGLSGLKKKTS, encoded by the coding sequence ATGAATTTTAGAATGCCGAAAGATTTCAAAACCGCCTACATGCAAGAACTTGCATCTTATCGATCAAAGTTGGAAACGGGAGATTGGAAAGATGCCTGGAAGTTTTTAGAAAGGGCACATTTGATCGGTCAATACCATCCGATTTCGCACACTGGGATTCATTTTAGAATGCTGGTCTTTGCGGTTCGAACCGGAAACGGAAAAGAATTTTTCGGACAACTCTTGCGTCTTGCCGTCGGAGGATTTGGATCTCTTTTCAATCGAGTCCCGGTCGGAAATACGGGCGGAGCGAATGTTCCGATTCTCGCGTCCCTTCCTCTTCCGAAAGATTTGCGGGAACTCTTGGAAAACGCGGATACTTCCGGAAAGGGTTTGTCCGGTTTGAAGAAAAAAACTTCCTGA
- a CDS encoding nucleotidyltransferase domain-containing protein, with protein MSVIVFPKRNPLGGMSREELIQNIQSALREKVIKTFLFGSVARNSQHAYSDVDLIVIAKTDLPFLKRQELFPELLRLPVEWNLFVYTEEEWQKIQEQSQYPGFWKTVFAEMIPIL; from the coding sequence ATGAGCGTGATCGTTTTTCCAAAAAGAAATCCTCTCGGCGGAATGAGTCGAGAAGAACTGATCCAAAATATTCAATCTGCCCTTCGGGAAAAAGTAATCAAGACGTTTCTATTCGGAAGCGTCGCAAGAAATTCGCAGCACGCCTATAGCGACGTCGATCTGATCGTGATTGCAAAAACGGATCTTCCTTTTTTAAAAAGACAGGAACTCTTTCCGGAACTTCTACGACTCCCCGTCGAATGGAACTTATTCGTTTATACGGAAGAAGAATGGCAAAAAATCCAAGAACAAAGCCAATATCCCGGTTTTTGGAAAACGGTTTTTGCAGAGATGATTCCTATTTTGTAA
- a CDS encoding citrate/2-methylcitrate synthase, with product MSEFVEIKVGEKSYQLPLIAGTDGKKGIDIRELHQKTGLISYDPGFFNTAYAVSRISRRDPDSGDLHYRGYDVADLVQHSTFVETSYLLIYGKLPTEQQLKDFSLKLSKHSLIHEDMINLFDGFPGKGHPLAVLSVMVTSLSSYYPEEYEESLDKGIDHSARLLAKIRTIAAFSYKKIVGQPFVYPLDKHPYCTNFLYMLFSIPSKDHVPSEDVDRILNQLWILYADHEQNVSNTTVQVIGSTQANLFASISSAINALWGSREGGRQVAAVGLIEDLIKSRKTVAEYFEKFKGDSERLFSNGFGHKAYAAKSRRAIIAGKLFHEFYKKHPLNPIAEVALKIDEYMQNDEYYINQNLYPNLEFYSAVIFNSIGIPKELFTAMQVIGKLPGWLAHWREQRVSGNYSKARPKQIYTGEMGRKYTPLSER from the coding sequence ATGAGTGAATTCGTTGAAATCAAAGTTGGGGAGAAATCCTACCAGTTGCCATTGATCGCCGGAACGGATGGAAAAAAAGGAATCGATATTCGTGAACTCCATCAAAAAACCGGACTCATTTCTTACGATCCCGGTTTTTTTAATACCGCTTATGCAGTGAGTCGTATTTCTAGAAGAGATCCGGATTCCGGTGATCTTCACTACAGAGGTTACGACGTCGCGGATCTCGTTCAACACTCCACCTTTGTGGAAACGAGTTATCTTTTGATCTACGGAAAACTTCCTACCGAGCAGCAACTCAAGGACTTCAGCTTAAAACTTTCCAAACACTCTTTGATTCACGAAGACATGATCAATCTCTTCGACGGCTTTCCCGGTAAAGGGCATCCGCTCGCGGTTCTTTCCGTGATGGTTACTTCTCTTTCCAGTTATTATCCAGAAGAATACGAAGAATCTCTCGACAAAGGAATCGATCATTCCGCAAGACTTCTCGCAAAGATCCGAACGATCGCTGCCTTCAGTTACAAAAAAATCGTGGGTCAACCTTTCGTTTATCCTTTGGACAAACATCCGTATTGTACGAACTTTCTTTATATGTTGTTTTCGATTCCTTCCAAGGATCACGTTCCGAGCGAAGACGTGGATCGAATTCTCAATCAACTTTGGATTCTTTATGCCGATCACGAACAGAACGTTTCCAATACGACCGTTCAAGTGATCGGTTCGACTCAGGCTAATCTTTTTGCTTCGATCTCTTCAGCGATCAACGCGCTCTGGGGTTCCAGAGAAGGCGGTCGTCAAGTGGCCGCGGTCGGTCTGATCGAAGACCTCATCAAATCCAGAAAGACGGTCGCTGAATATTTCGAAAAGTTCAAAGGAGATTCGGAAAGACTTTTTTCAAACGGTTTTGGTCACAAGGCCTACGCCGCAAAAAGCAGAAGAGCGATCATCGCCGGAAAACTGTTTCACGAATTTTATAAAAAACATCCTCTCAATCCGATTGCGGAAGTGGCCCTCAAGATCGACGAATACATGCAAAATGATGAATATTACATAAATCAAAACCTGTATCCGAATCTTGAGTTCTATAGCGCGGTGATTTTCAACTCGATAGGAATTCCGAAAGAACTCTTCACTGCTATGCAGGTAATCGGAAAACTCCCGGGATGGCTGGCCCACTGGAGAGAACAACGTGTTTCCGGAAACTACAGCAAAGCTCGTCCGAAACAAATCTATACCGGAGAGATGGGAAGAAAATACACTCCTCTTTCTGAAAGATAG
- a CDS encoding AraC family transcriptional regulator — MHPILAPDLFWLGLQFLIQLGPGYCILLFFVELAKHKRGEEFTGMFFLALLMASVESRIGFVSIPGTGAYPFLWIFFFSSLLAMGPALLLVSGRMLQFVLEKKIPLKRHFFPAYLAILCELIFFLSPVGSRSELIQDAFVNRGKSPISLLIGIGYLHLTFYCFYSVYLFWKSFREIDFHLSRLASWILLITISAVQLSGIGFYLDFPNLFVLASILMTFGNGLVFVFTARYPNFFNSLKLELQQKRYEKTQLGGLNLDAIRTRLNELMEEERIYRDEELRMQDLAEKLLITPHQLSRILNELYEKNFNEFVNGYRVKEAKKILLEEPEKTILSIGFEVGFNTKSTFNAQFLKIAGMTPAEWRKKI, encoded by the coding sequence ATGCACCCGATTTTAGCTCCGGATTTATTCTGGCTCGGCCTCCAATTTTTGATCCAACTCGGCCCGGGTTATTGTATTCTTCTTTTTTTCGTCGAGTTAGCCAAACACAAGCGAGGAGAAGAATTTACAGGGATGTTTTTCTTGGCTCTTCTCATGGCCTCCGTGGAATCTCGGATCGGCTTTGTTTCGATCCCCGGAACGGGGGCTTATCCTTTTCTCTGGATCTTCTTTTTTTCCTCTCTTCTCGCGATGGGCCCGGCGCTTCTTCTCGTGAGCGGGAGAATGTTGCAATTTGTCCTGGAAAAAAAGATCCCCCTAAAGAGACATTTTTTTCCTGCCTATCTCGCGATTCTCTGTGAGTTGATCTTTTTTCTTTCACCCGTGGGTTCGAGGTCGGAACTCATCCAGGATGCGTTTGTAAATCGCGGAAAAAGTCCGATTTCCCTTTTGATCGGAATCGGATATCTTCACCTAACATTCTATTGTTTTTATTCCGTTTATCTTTTTTGGAAATCGTTTCGGGAGATCGACTTTCATCTTTCCAGGCTCGCGTCTTGGATTCTTTTGATCACGATTTCCGCGGTACAACTTTCGGGAATCGGATTCTATTTGGATTTTCCGAATCTTTTCGTCCTTGCTTCGATCTTAATGACTTTTGGAAACGGACTCGTCTTTGTGTTCACGGCGCGATATCCGAACTTCTTCAATTCTCTAAAGTTAGAATTACAACAGAAGAGATACGAGAAAACGCAGCTCGGTGGACTCAACTTGGATGCGATTCGAACCCGTCTGAACGAACTCATGGAAGAGGAAAGAATCTATCGGGACGAAGAACTTCGAATGCAAGACCTCGCGGAAAAACTTCTTATAACACCGCATCAGCTTTCCAGGATTCTTAACGAGTTGTATGAAAAGAATTTCAACGAGTTCGTCAATGGATATCGAGTGAAAGAAGCCAAAAAGATTCTTTTGGAAGAACCCGAGAAGACGATCCTTTCGATCGGGTTTGAGGTCGGTTTCAATACAAAGTCTACGTTCAACGCGCAATTCTTAAAAATCGCTGGAATGACTCCCGCGGAGTGGAGAAAAAAAATCTAA
- a CDS encoding M24 family metallopeptidase, producing the protein MSREYYTSADLNDFKNVQKLAYDAVEWVRERLVEGMTEKTAASLIDSYIYERGGKNFFHYGFAWFGDRTCFRGFRRPLTWKRIGGDGLLPHFGFQFQPSNRKLKEGMAVILDVAPNVKGVTADVGYSFAFGKNAEVEQGRKDLKEFRTLILELVLAEKNMGEIYQACDDLIHDLGYSNCHTIYPNGVLGHKVGKVPASSFPAGRLLGFPPQTFLYLVPQILKGIFAPSSNASPLWGEFTKSRVDAGLWAVEPHIGKIHFGSRAEESFGVKWEEILVVSDSDAFWLDENLPHVRFWKEEEKKKLRKVSSLPKTKKQSKLRIGAA; encoded by the coding sequence ATGTCTCGTGAGTATTATACATCTGCGGATCTAAACGATTTTAAGAATGTGCAAAAACTTGCATACGATGCGGTGGAGTGGGTCCGCGAACGTCTCGTAGAAGGGATGACCGAAAAAACAGCCGCTTCTCTCATCGATTCTTATATCTACGAAAGGGGCGGAAAGAATTTCTTTCATTACGGATTTGCGTGGTTCGGAGACAGGACCTGCTTTCGAGGATTTAGAAGACCTCTCACTTGGAAACGAATCGGAGGAGACGGACTTCTTCCTCACTTTGGATTTCAGTTTCAACCTTCCAATCGAAAGTTAAAAGAGGGAATGGCGGTGATCTTAGACGTTGCGCCTAACGTGAAAGGTGTGACCGCCGACGTGGGATATTCTTTTGCATTTGGAAAAAACGCGGAAGTAGAACAGGGACGCAAGGATCTCAAAGAATTTAGAACTCTTATCTTAGAATTGGTTCTCGCTGAAAAAAACATGGGCGAGATCTATCAAGCCTGCGACGATCTCATCCACGATCTCGGTTATTCCAACTGTCATACGATTTATCCCAACGGAGTTCTCGGTCATAAAGTAGGAAAGGTTCCGGCCTCGAGTTTTCCGGCGGGAAGACTTCTCGGTTTTCCACCTCAGACTTTTCTCTACTTGGTTCCACAAATTCTCAAAGGAATCTTCGCTCCTTCTTCCAACGCTTCTCCACTCTGGGGAGAATTTACAAAGTCTCGAGTGGACGCGGGGCTCTGGGCCGTCGAACCTCATATCGGAAAGATTCATTTTGGTTCGAGAGCGGAGGAAAGTTTCGGAGTGAAATGGGAAGAGATCTTAGTCGTAAGCGATTCCGATGCATTCTGGCTGGATGAAAATCTTCCTCACGTTCGTTTCTGGAAAGAAGAGGAAAAGAAAAAATTAAGGAAGGTTTCCTCTCTTCCTAAAACAAAAAAGCAATCGAAGCTCAGAATAGGGGCGGCTTAA
- a CDS encoding metal-dependent hydrolase, with protein MNKIEKPDYPVRKPRFQFSENVPKHWCGGNASLTHVLNAWTILFPEGEKYFIRTIQKYIPKLKEGKVKRNAIAFVGQEAQHAGEHKKFWQNLKDQGYRFEGFMNFVVWFAFGLLEKLFSERMNMAAVAGLEHYTSLVADLGLRSGLLKPAHPEMRRLFEWHAAEELEHKSAAFDVLKEVTQSYWIRVIGMCIASAIFFTFTFIAVLLFLWQDGILFRIQTQKELFQLLFTKEKVLPLTMRAAFRYFRFSFHPDEEDNLYLAKEIFSSQEHQYREAI; from the coding sequence ATGAACAAGATCGAAAAGCCGGATTATCCGGTTCGAAAGCCCAGGTTTCAATTTTCGGAAAACGTCCCGAAACACTGGTGTGGAGGGAACGCTTCCCTCACTCATGTTTTGAACGCGTGGACGATCCTTTTTCCGGAAGGAGAAAAATACTTTATACGGACGATTCAGAAATACATTCCCAAACTCAAAGAGGGAAAGGTGAAAAGAAACGCGATCGCCTTCGTGGGCCAGGAAGCTCAACACGCGGGAGAGCACAAAAAATTTTGGCAGAATCTCAAAGACCAAGGCTACCGCTTTGAAGGTTTTATGAATTTTGTTGTTTGGTTTGCCTTCGGTCTTCTGGAAAAACTTTTTTCCGAAAGAATGAATATGGCCGCCGTTGCGGGCTTGGAGCACTACACGTCTCTTGTCGCGGATCTGGGATTACGAAGCGGACTTCTCAAACCGGCTCATCCGGAAATGAGAAGACTTTTCGAATGGCACGCGGCCGAAGAATTGGAACACAAGTCGGCTGCCTTTGACGTCTTGAAAGAGGTCACTCAAAGTTATTGGATCCGAGTGATAGGAATGTGTATCGCGTCCGCCATATTTTTTACGTTTACGTTTATCGCGGTTTTGTTATTCCTCTGGCAGGATGGAATTCTTTTTCGAATTCAAACTCAGAAAGAATTGTTTCAACTTCTCTTTACAAAGGAGAAGGTTTTGCCTTTGACGATGCGAGCAGCGTTTCGATATTTTAGGTTTTCCTTTCATCCGGACGAAGAGGACAATCTCTACTTAGCGAAAGAAATTTTTTCATCACAAGAACACCAATACAGAGAAGCGATATGA